A genomic region of Nitrosomonas ureae contains the following coding sequences:
- a CDS encoding integrase catalytic domain-containing protein — translation MKKVQLSRGYHRLGARKVLSWPQCNTKGADFCVHVLDAAIQIRGCPKIMNTDQGVQFISTAFVKVLQRHQIPIRFSI, via the coding sequence ATGAAGAAGGTTCAGTTATCTCGTGGCTATCATCGATTGGGAGCTCGTAAAGTGCTAAGCTGGCCTCAATGCAATACCAAGGGCGCGGATTTCTGTGTTCATGTGCTAGATGCGGCAATTCAAATCCGCGGTTGTCCGAAAATCATGAATACCGACCAAGGCGTTCAATTTATCAGTACTGCATTTGTCAAAGTGTTGCAGCGGCATCAAATCCCAATCAGGTTTAGTATCTGA